The genomic segment ttataaaatgtgaaatgCAAAGAATGTTGTTGCTAGAGAAACCCAAAGGAACTCCCATAACTGGGCATGTCCTGGATTTGGCAGTTTATACCCTACACTTGCACCTTTCCTTCTCAAGGATTCAGAACCTAGGTTGTATCTCTTCAGCCAGATCTGCTAGTGTTTGGGTTAATGCTGTTATCATTACGTTAAGCTAATGGATACAGCTACTTTAGTTTGAAGGTCATTAAAACCTGAGTTTAGCTCTTTTGTCTTCTCCTATGTGCGGTTGAGTTCTGTCCTCACCATGTCTTCTCACAAGACTTTCAGGATCAAGCAATTCCTGGCCAAGAAGCAAAAGCAGAATCGTCCCATTCCTCAAtggattcgaatgaaaactggCAATAAAATTAGGTACAACTCCAAGAGAAGACATTGGAGAAGAACCAAGCTGGGTCTATAAGAAGCCTCACATAAAAAGTGACACACATGTTAAGACCACTTATTTAAGCAGCCATATCACAGTGAGAACATCACTACTGTAATGCTTGGCTCCTGATGTTTCTTATTTCCTCACTATCAGTCT from the Dama dama isolate Ldn47 chromosome 23, ASM3311817v1, whole genome shotgun sequence genome contains:
- the LOC133045074 gene encoding large ribosomal subunit protein eL39-like, translating into MSSHKTFRIKQFLAKKQKQNRPIPQWIRMKTGNKIRYNSKRRHWRRTKLGL